In Erinaceus europaeus chromosome 10, mEriEur2.1, whole genome shotgun sequence, one DNA window encodes the following:
- the SSNA1 gene encoding microtubule nucleation factor SSNA1, giving the protein MTQQGAALQNYNNELVKCIEELCQKREDLCRQIQQEEDEKQRLQNEVRQLTEKLARVNENLARKIASRNEFDRTIAETEAAYLKILESSQTLLNVLKREAGNLSKATGSDQKNSSGKDS; this is encoded by the exons ATGACCCAGCAGGGCGCCGCACTGCAGAACTACAACAACGAGCTGGTTAAGT GCATCGAGGAGTTGTGTCAGAAGCGGGAGGATTTGTGCCGGCAGATCCAGCAGGAAGAGGATGAGAAGCAGCGTTTGCAGAATGAGGTGAGGCAGCTGACGGAGAAACTGGCCCGCGTGAACGAGAACCTGGCTCGGAAGATCGCCTCCCGCAACGAGTTTGACCGCACCATCGCAGAGACGGAGGCAGCTTATCTCAAG ATACTGGAGAGCTCACAGACTCTGCTTAATGTCctgaagagagaggctgggaactTGAGCAAGGCCACCGGTTCAGATCAGAAGAACAGCAGCGGCAAGGACAGCTGA